The proteins below are encoded in one region of Paenibacillus albus:
- a CDS encoding hemolysin family protein codes for MSSDPLPLFLSILLIVVLVFLNGFFVAAEFAMVKVRSSRIDTLVLDGNRRARFASQLTSNLDAYLSACQLGITLASLGLGWVGEPAIGHVIEPLLKSLHLGEVAVSTVSFVLAFSIITIMHIVLGELAPKTYAIRKAEPVTLWTAMPLIAFHKLMYPFIFLLNGTANWLLKRIGIEPAAEHESAHTEEEIRILMKESHKSGLIDNTELTLVDNIFDFAETHAREIMIPRTEMTCLYANLSFEENQAIALKEMHTRYPVCDGDKDNIIGFVHIKDLLKVTQQGLSDFRIITRPMTTVPDSMHISALLKLMQKKKTQIAILIDEYGGTSGLVTLEDIMEEIVGEIQDEFDEERPDIEPREDDSHSINGMMLIEEVNSYFGLEIESDDYDTIGGWMYAQIENPPTKGERVVHPDGFEFVIEETDHLRISRIVIRKQTESEEIEDEELQAETG; via the coding sequence TTGAGTAGTGACCCGTTACCCTTATTTTTAAGTATTTTATTAATTGTAGTGCTCGTTTTTCTGAACGGATTTTTCGTTGCAGCTGAGTTTGCGATGGTTAAGGTGAGAAGCAGCCGGATCGATACGCTCGTCTTGGACGGCAATCGCCGCGCTCGTTTTGCTTCACAGCTTACCAGCAATTTGGACGCTTACCTGTCGGCCTGTCAGCTCGGAATTACACTTGCTTCCCTTGGACTTGGCTGGGTTGGTGAGCCTGCGATTGGGCACGTTATCGAGCCATTGCTCAAAAGCTTACATCTAGGTGAAGTTGCAGTCTCTACAGTATCCTTTGTACTTGCGTTCTCGATTATTACGATTATGCACATCGTACTTGGCGAATTGGCGCCTAAGACATATGCGATTCGTAAAGCTGAGCCTGTAACGCTCTGGACGGCAATGCCGCTCATCGCGTTCCACAAGCTGATGTACCCGTTCATCTTCTTACTGAATGGAACAGCAAACTGGCTGTTGAAGCGAATAGGCATTGAGCCAGCTGCTGAGCATGAGTCGGCGCATACGGAGGAAGAAATTCGGATTCTCATGAAAGAAAGTCATAAATCCGGACTAATTGATAATACAGAGCTTACGCTTGTCGATAATATATTTGATTTTGCTGAGACGCATGCGAGAGAAATTATGATTCCGCGGACAGAGATGACCTGTCTATATGCGAACCTGTCGTTCGAGGAGAACCAAGCAATTGCGCTTAAGGAGATGCATACGCGCTACCCGGTTTGTGACGGCGATAAGGATAACATCATCGGCTTCGTGCATATCAAGGACCTGCTCAAAGTTACCCAGCAAGGGCTGTCCGATTTCCGCATCATTACTCGTCCGATGACGACGGTGCCAGATTCGATGCATATCAGCGCGCTGCTTAAGCTGATGCAGAAGAAGAAAACGCAGATCGCCATTCTGATTGACGAATATGGCGGTACTTCCGGACTTGTAACGCTGGAGGATATCATGGAAGAGATCGTGGGTGAAATTCAGGATGAATTCGATGAAGAACGTCCTGATATCGAGCCTCGCGAGGATGATTCACACTCGATTAACGGCATGATGCTGATTGAAGAAGTGAACAGCTATTTCGGCCTTGAAATCGAGAGCGACGACTACGACACGATTGGTGGCTGGATGTACGCGCAGATCGAGAACCCGCCAACGAAAGGCGAGCGGGTCGTTCATCCGGACGGCTTCGAATTTGTTATTGAAGAGACCGACCATCTGCGTATTTCGCGAATCGTCATCCGTAAACAAACGGAGAGTGAAGAGATCGAAGATGAAGAGCTGCAAGCTGAAACTGGCTAA
- a CDS encoding replication-associated recombination protein A, producing MDLFSYQNEEETPRAKLLADRMRPQTIDEYIGQTDIVGPGKLLRRAIEADQVSSILLYGPPGCGKTTLAHIISKRTQGEFVKLNAVEASVKDVREVIDRARMTKSMYGRKTILFLDEVHRFNSSRQDALLPAVEQGIIIFIGATTENPFHYVNGALLSRSTLFQLESLTREDALTAMRRALSDKERGLGFMELSVEEAALQHIASMAGGDIRRALNAIELAAVTTPSQPDGSVIVTLEVAEESIRKPTIRADESTQYDVLSAFHKCIRGSSDAALFWFLYAVEKLGMDPMTFVRRLIVACSEDIGLANPQAMVQAVTAMDAYHKIGWPEAKYNITQAILFAVESPKSNAAAIAIGNVMNMIEQIGSAEVPLHLRDTHYSGAQRLGHVGYKYPHDYPGHYVEQQYLPDRIAKKKFYQATNQGMEDKIRQNQERRK from the coding sequence ATGGATTTGTTTTCGTATCAGAATGAAGAAGAGACGCCTCGCGCTAAGCTGCTTGCAGACCGGATGCGTCCTCAGACCATAGATGAATATATTGGGCAGACAGACATCGTCGGCCCTGGAAAGCTGCTAAGACGGGCCATTGAAGCCGATCAAGTGTCTTCCATTCTGCTGTACGGCCCGCCTGGCTGTGGCAAAACGACACTGGCCCATATTATTTCGAAGCGGACGCAAGGGGAATTCGTGAAGCTGAACGCCGTTGAGGCATCCGTTAAAGATGTCCGCGAAGTGATTGACCGTGCGAGGATGACCAAATCGATGTACGGACGCAAAACCATACTGTTCCTTGATGAGGTGCATCGCTTCAACTCATCTCGGCAGGATGCGCTGCTGCCAGCGGTAGAGCAGGGCATTATTATCTTCATCGGGGCGACGACTGAGAATCCATTCCACTATGTGAATGGGGCTCTACTGTCTCGCTCTACGCTGTTCCAGCTCGAATCGCTGACGCGTGAAGATGCGCTAACCGCTATGCGGCGCGCGCTTTCGGATAAGGAGCGGGGCCTTGGCTTCATGGAGCTTTCAGTGGAGGAGGCGGCACTGCAGCATATCGCGAGCATGGCTGGCGGAGATATCCGTCGTGCGCTCAACGCGATTGAGCTGGCGGCCGTGACGACTCCGTCGCAGCCGGACGGCTCGGTCATTGTGACGCTTGAGGTAGCTGAAGAGTCCATCCGTAAGCCGACCATCCGTGCGGATGAATCGACGCAGTATGATGTGCTGTCGGCATTTCATAAATGCATCCGAGGCTCCAGCGATGCAGCGCTGTTTTGGTTCCTCTATGCGGTCGAGAAGCTTGGCATGGACCCGATGACGTTCGTCAGACGGCTAATCGTCGCGTGCAGCGAAGATATTGGCCTTGCGAATCCGCAGGCCATGGTACAGGCGGTCACCGCAATGGACGCGTATCACAAGATCGGCTGGCCAGAGGCGAAGTATAACATTACGCAAGCCATTCTGTTCGCTGTCGAAAGTCCGAAGTCGAATGCGGCCGCAATCGCCATCGGCAATGTGATGAACATGATCGAGCAGATCGGCTCAGCGGAAGTACCGCTTCATCTGCGGGACACGCATTACAGCGGAGCGCAGCGGCTCGGTCACGTTGGCTACAAGTATCCGCATGATTACCCTGGTCACTATGTGGAGCAGCAGTATTTACCGGACCGAATCGCCAAGAAGAAATTCTACCAAGCGACGAATCAAGGCATGGAAGACAAGATCAGACAGAACCAAGAACGCCGAAAATAG
- a CDS encoding Nramp family divalent metal transporter — MSEQSTPLSNENSGWRYPRKQNTLPEVYRSMKIPKSASWFRKFLAFAGPGYLVAVGYMDPGNWATDLAGGSKFGYTLLAVILLSNLMAILLQALAGKLGIVTGRDLAQACRDHYSKPVAMGLWVLCELAIAACDLAEVIGSAIALNLLFGIPLIAGVVITVLDVLLVLLLQNKGFRYIEALVIVLIVTIGGCFLIEIFWSQPEMGAVMKGFIPSSQIITNPEMLYIAIGILGATVMPHNLYLHSSIVQTRQFEQTTLGKRQAIKYSTWDSTIALFFALFINAAILIISAATFHTTGHTDVAEIGEAYNLLSPMLGTAAASVLFGVALLASGQNSTLTGTLAGQIVMEGFLNLRLSAWLRRLITRLIAIIPAVIVTWIYGASGTMQLLILSQVILSLQLSFAVIPLVKFTSDKKKMGEFVNKPWMKWLSWFVAIIIAGLNIYLLYQTFTGQ; from the coding sequence ATGAGTGAACAATCGACTCCACTCTCAAATGAGAACAGTGGCTGGCGTTATCCGAGAAAGCAGAATACATTGCCAGAAGTTTATCGCTCGATGAAGATTCCGAAATCGGCTTCCTGGTTTCGCAAGTTTCTCGCTTTTGCCGGACCTGGCTATTTGGTGGCAGTCGGCTACATGGACCCGGGCAACTGGGCAACGGACTTGGCCGGCGGTTCCAAATTCGGTTACACGCTGCTTGCGGTAATCCTGCTCTCCAACCTGATGGCGATTCTGCTGCAGGCGCTCGCAGGCAAGCTTGGCATTGTAACGGGTCGGGACTTGGCGCAGGCATGCCGAGATCACTACAGCAAGCCGGTCGCGATGGGGCTGTGGGTGCTGTGTGAGCTTGCCATAGCGGCCTGTGATCTGGCGGAAGTCATCGGGTCTGCCATAGCGCTCAACTTATTGTTCGGCATACCGCTCATTGCCGGAGTGGTCATCACGGTACTCGACGTACTGCTCGTGCTGCTGCTGCAGAACAAAGGCTTCCGGTATATCGAAGCGCTCGTCATCGTCCTTATAGTTACAATCGGCGGCTGTTTCTTGATTGAGATCTTCTGGTCGCAGCCTGAGATGGGTGCTGTAATGAAAGGCTTTATTCCAAGTAGTCAGATTATTACGAATCCGGAAATGCTCTACATTGCCATCGGTATCCTCGGTGCGACAGTGATGCCGCATAACTTATATTTGCACTCTTCAATCGTGCAAACTCGGCAGTTCGAACAAACAACACTTGGCAAACGCCAAGCGATTAAATACTCGACATGGGATTCGACAATTGCATTATTTTTCGCACTTTTCATTAACGCTGCTATTCTCATAATTTCCGCAGCAACCTTCCATACGACGGGCCATACGGATGTCGCAGAGATCGGAGAAGCTTACAATCTTCTGTCGCCCATGCTCGGTACGGCTGCAGCAAGCGTATTGTTCGGTGTAGCCTTGCTGGCATCTGGACAGAATTCGACGCTGACAGGCACGCTCGCAGGACAGATCGTCATGGAAGGGTTCCTGAACCTCCGACTGTCAGCATGGCTCAGACGGCTTATTACAAGGCTGATCGCGATTATTCCGGCAGTCATCGTGACATGGATCTACGGCGCAAGCGGAACGATGCAGCTGCTCATCCTAAGTCAAGTCATCCTGTCGCTTCAGCTGTCATTCGCAGTTATCCCGCTTGTGAAGTTTACGAGTGATAAGAAGAAGATGGGCGAGTTCGTGAATAAGCCTTGGATGAAATGGTTGTCATGGTTTGTCGCCATTATAATTGCAGGACTGAATATCTATTTGCTGTATCAGACATTTACAGGTCAATGA
- a CDS encoding YdeI/OmpD-associated family protein has product MNAELVNKLRLSLDMRAVVMEVPEPELLEELGLEQNGKVDEMDSGTFDFVMLFVKDIASLNEHAPAALKAVKKDGLLWICYPKGTSKMRTDINRDRGWRVVKDEGWEGVSLVSINETWSAMRFRPVGAVQTSARASRAADLSRRTEPLSKEIVVPEDVQAALASYPEAEAFFAELATSHRKEYIRWINEAKQEVTRVKRIMEMTEKLSHKLKRPSDKPLTK; this is encoded by the coding sequence ATGAACGCAGAACTCGTAAATAAGCTGCGCCTATCGCTTGATATGCGCGCAGTCGTTATGGAAGTGCCAGAGCCGGAGCTGCTTGAGGAGCTTGGCTTGGAACAGAACGGTAAAGTGGATGAAATGGACAGCGGCACGTTTGATTTTGTCATGCTGTTCGTTAAAGACATCGCTAGCCTGAATGAGCATGCTCCTGCAGCGCTTAAGGCGGTTAAGAAGGACGGTTTGCTCTGGATCTGCTATCCGAAAGGCACATCCAAGATGAGAACAGACATTAATCGCGACCGCGGCTGGAGAGTAGTTAAGGATGAAGGATGGGAAGGCGTATCGCTGGTTTCGATCAATGAGACATGGTCAGCGATGCGTTTCCGTCCGGTTGGCGCCGTACAAACAAGTGCCAGAGCGAGCCGTGCTGCTGACTTGAGCCGCAGAACCGAGCCGCTATCCAAAGAGATCGTCGTTCCGGAAGATGTACAAGCTGCGCTTGCCTCCTATCCGGAAGCAGAAGCATTCTTCGCAGAGCTGGCAACGTCTCATCGCAAAGAATATATTCGCTGGATCAACGAAGCGAAACAAGAAGTGACACGTGTGAAACGGATCATGGAGATGACTGAGAAGCTGTCGCACAAGCTGAAGCGTCCTTCGGACAAGCCGCTAACAAAATAA
- a CDS encoding tRNA threonylcarbamoyladenosine dehydratase → MLHQFSRTELSIGPEGLEIMKGATVAVLGIGGVGSIAAEALARTGVGRIILIDKDVVDITNINRQIHALTTTVGQPKADLMRDRIKLINPDCEAIALRMFYTEETYEKLFEYDLDYVLDASDTISYKIHLIKQCLERNIPMISSMGAANKMDPTKFQVADISKTSMDPIARVVRQKLRKEGIKKGVKVVFSTEEPMKPRVDVTQRIVPDNAPEIRKAQQPPASNAFVPPVAGLIMVSVAVKDLLAQGGQPV, encoded by the coding sequence ATGCTGCACCAGTTCTCACGTACGGAGCTTTCGATCGGCCCGGAGGGGCTAGAGATTATGAAAGGCGCAACCGTTGCTGTGCTCGGCATCGGCGGCGTCGGCTCCATAGCAGCTGAGGCGCTTGCGCGTACGGGCGTAGGACGCATCATTCTAATCGACAAGGACGTTGTCGACATTACGAATATTAACCGCCAGATTCACGCGCTGACCACGACGGTGGGGCAGCCGAAGGCGGATTTGATGCGTGATCGTATCAAGCTGATTAACCCGGACTGCGAAGCGATAGCGCTGCGCATGTTCTACACGGAAGAGACATACGAGAAGCTGTTTGAGTACGATCTGGATTACGTGCTCGACGCCTCGGATACGATTTCGTACAAAATCCATCTGATTAAGCAGTGCTTGGAGCGGAACATTCCGATGATTTCAAGCATGGGTGCCGCGAACAAAATGGATCCGACAAAGTTCCAGGTCGCCGACATCTCCAAGACGTCGATGGATCCGATTGCCCGCGTCGTGCGCCAGAAGCTGCGCAAGGAAGGCATTAAGAAAGGTGTCAAAGTGGTCTTCTCGACGGAGGAGCCGATGAAGCCGCGTGTTGACGTTACGCAGCGTATCGTTCCGGATAACGCGCCGGAGATCCGCAAGGCGCAGCAGCCGCCGGCAAGCAACGCATTCGTACCACCGGTGGCTGGACTGATTATGGTCAGCGTCGCCGTGAAAGATTTGCTCGCGCAAGGGGGACAACCAGTATGA
- the aspS gene encoding aspartate--tRNA ligase: protein MMLKTHACGTLTKAEVGQTVTLNGWVQRRRDLGGVLFIDLRDRTGIVQIVFNPDFSGDALAIADRARNEYVLAVRGQVVERDAETVNNNIATGEIEIRVTEIEIMNAAKTPPFPIEDGVEVDESLRLKYRYLDLRRPEMQKTLLLRSKAAKVFRDYLDGQGFIDVETPILTKSTPEGARDYLVPSRVHPGEFFALPQSPQIFKQLLMVSGLERYYQIARCFRDEDLRADRQPEFTQVDIETSFLSQDQLLDLMEELVVKLFRETVGVEIPRPFQRITHADAMNKYGSDKPDLRFGMEMEDITDIVANSDVKVFASVAASGGVVKVLNAKGCASWSRKELDDLQPFAARYGGKGLAWVTVKEGEWRGPIVKFFKPEEIEAMTAQLGVEEGDLLLFSADKKKVVADVLGNLRLKIGKQLGLIDESKFKLEWVVDFPLLGYDEEAKRYVAEHHPFTRPNEEDLALFDTDPGAIRAQAYDLVLNGYEVGGGSMRIYKRDVQELMFKALGFTMEEAYEKFGFLLDAFDYGTPPHGGFAFGFDRLVMLLAGRNNLRETIAFPKTASATDLLTDAPSEVDIAQLQQLHIRTIQKPAKQPEAAAATAAAQEN from the coding sequence ATGATGTTAAAAACACACGCTTGTGGAACACTTACGAAAGCGGAAGTAGGCCAAACCGTTACACTGAACGGCTGGGTGCAGCGTCGTCGCGACCTTGGCGGCGTACTCTTTATCGACCTGCGCGACCGTACAGGCATCGTACAAATCGTATTCAACCCGGACTTTTCCGGTGATGCCCTCGCTATCGCAGATCGCGCCCGCAACGAGTATGTGCTTGCCGTTCGCGGTCAAGTCGTAGAACGTGATGCAGAGACAGTAAACAACAACATCGCAACAGGCGAGATTGAAATTCGCGTAACAGAAATCGAAATTATGAACGCAGCGAAGACGCCTCCGTTCCCAATCGAAGACGGCGTTGAAGTTGATGAGTCGCTTCGCCTGAAATACCGCTATCTTGACCTTCGCCGCCCAGAGATGCAGAAGACGCTGCTTCTTCGTTCGAAAGCAGCGAAAGTATTCCGCGACTACTTGGATGGCCAAGGCTTCATCGATGTAGAAACACCGATTTTGACGAAAAGCACACCAGAAGGCGCGCGCGACTATCTCGTACCGAGCCGTGTGCATCCGGGCGAATTCTTCGCACTGCCGCAATCGCCGCAAATCTTCAAGCAATTGCTTATGGTGAGCGGACTTGAGCGCTATTACCAGATCGCTCGCTGCTTCCGTGACGAAGACCTTCGTGCTGACCGTCAGCCAGAGTTCACGCAAGTCGACATCGAGACTTCGTTCTTGTCGCAGGATCAATTGCTCGACCTCATGGAAGAGCTTGTTGTGAAGCTGTTCCGCGAAACGGTTGGCGTTGAGATTCCGCGTCCGTTCCAGCGCATTACGCATGCAGATGCAATGAACAAATACGGTTCCGACAAGCCGGATCTTCGTTTCGGCATGGAAATGGAAGATATCACAGATATCGTTGCGAACAGCGACGTTAAAGTATTCGCATCCGTTGCAGCAAGCGGCGGCGTAGTTAAAGTGTTGAACGCTAAAGGCTGTGCGAGCTGGAGCCGCAAAGAGCTGGATGACTTGCAGCCGTTCGCAGCGCGCTATGGTGGTAAAGGTCTTGCTTGGGTAACGGTAAAAGAAGGCGAATGGCGCGGTCCGATCGTGAAATTCTTCAAGCCGGAAGAGATCGAAGCGATGACAGCTCAGCTTGGCGTAGAAGAAGGCGACTTGCTTCTGTTCTCTGCTGATAAGAAGAAAGTTGTAGCAGATGTTCTCGGCAACCTGCGTCTGAAGATCGGCAAGCAGCTCGGTCTGATCGACGAGTCCAAGTTCAAGCTGGAGTGGGTTGTTGACTTCCCTCTGCTTGGTTACGATGAAGAGGCTAAACGTTACGTTGCGGAGCACCATCCGTTCACACGTCCGAACGAAGAAGACCTTGCTTTGTTCGATACAGATCCAGGCGCTATCCGCGCACAAGCGTATGACCTTGTTCTGAACGGTTACGAAGTAGGTGGCGGTTCGATGCGTATCTACAAGCGTGACGTACAAGAGCTGATGTTCAAAGCGCTTGGTTTCACGATGGAAGAAGCTTACGAGAAGTTCGGCTTCCTGCTTGATGCATTCGATTACGGTACGCCTCCGCATGGCGGCTTTGCATTCGGCTTTGACCGTCTTGTGATGCTGCTGGCAGGCCGCAACAACCTGCGTGAAACAATTGCATTCCCTAAGACTGCAAGCGCGACAGACCTGCTGACAGACGCTCCTTCCGAGGTGGATATTGCCCAGCTGCAACAGCTGCATATCCGCACGATCCAGAAGCCTGCGAAGCAGCCTGAAGCAGCAGCTGCAACGGCAGCAGCACAGGAGAATTAA
- the hisS gene encoding histidine--tRNA ligase: MGFQKPPGTQDFLPGSVEKWQFVESKARDICRRFNFREIRTPMFEMTELYKRGVGETTDIVEKEMYTFTDRGDRSLTLRPEGTAGAVRAYVENKLYGEPDLTKLYYIGPMFRYERQQAGRYRQFHQFGVEALGAVDPALDAEVIALGYTFYSEVGLKDVRVEINSVGTPAVRAAFRERLLEFLTPMRDVLCKDCQSRMERNPLRVLDCKTDQHRFEEAPSILDSLDDECRTHFEALQIHLSGMNIPYEINPRLVRGLDYYTHTAFEYKAEGIGAIDTIGGGGRYNGLVADIGGPDQPGVGLGLGLERTVMLLESQGAQLDNLHQVDVYMVALGEAADREITRLLQGLRLRGVSAERDYQGRKMKAQMKSADRLQVRFTAILGDDELERGEIALKNMSTGEQKFVKLDSIADEILS, encoded by the coding sequence ATGGGGTTTCAGAAGCCTCCGGGCACGCAGGACTTCCTGCCAGGCTCGGTAGAGAAATGGCAATTCGTCGAGAGCAAAGCGCGTGATATTTGCCGTCGTTTCAACTTCCGTGAAATTCGGACGCCGATGTTTGAAATGACCGAGCTGTATAAGCGCGGCGTTGGCGAGACGACCGACATCGTAGAGAAAGAGATGTACACCTTCACGGACCGCGGAGATCGCAGTCTAACGCTGCGTCCGGAAGGAACGGCAGGCGCGGTTCGCGCTTATGTCGAGAACAAGCTGTATGGCGAGCCTGATCTGACGAAGCTGTATTATATCGGACCGATGTTCCGCTATGAGCGCCAGCAAGCAGGTCGCTACAGACAGTTCCACCAGTTCGGCGTAGAAGCGCTTGGAGCGGTTGATCCGGCTCTTGATGCGGAAGTTATTGCTCTTGGTTACACGTTCTACAGCGAAGTGGGGCTGAAGGATGTACGCGTGGAGATCAACTCCGTAGGTACGCCTGCAGTTCGCGCCGCTTTCCGTGAGCGTCTACTCGAGTTCCTTACGCCAATGCGCGACGTGCTCTGCAAAGACTGTCAATCGCGTATGGAGCGTAATCCGCTGCGCGTGCTTGACTGCAAGACGGACCAGCATCGTTTTGAAGAGGCGCCTTCGATTCTGGACAGCTTGGATGACGAGTGCCGCACACACTTCGAGGCGCTGCAAATTCACCTTAGCGGTATGAACATTCCGTATGAAATCAATCCACGTCTCGTTCGCGGCCTTGATTACTACACGCACACGGCGTTCGAGTACAAAGCAGAAGGCATTGGCGCGATTGATACGATCGGCGGCGGCGGCCGCTATAACGGTCTTGTTGCTGACATCGGCGGTCCCGACCAGCCGGGTGTTGGACTTGGCCTAGGCCTAGAGCGCACGGTAATGCTGCTTGAGAGCCAAGGCGCTCAACTGGATAACCTGCACCAAGTCGATGTATACATGGTTGCGCTCGGTGAAGCTGCTGACCGCGAGATCACGCGTCTGCTGCAAGGCCTGCGCCTTCGCGGAGTGTCCGCAGAGCGTGACTACCAAGGCCGCAAGATGAAAGCACAGATGAAGTCTGCTGACCGGCTGCAAGTACGATTCACAGCAATTCTCGGCGATGATGAGCTTGAGCGCGGGGAGATTGCACTGAAGAATATGTCGACTGGAGAGCAGAAGTTCGTGAAGCTCGACAGCATAGCGGATGAAATTTTGAGTTAA
- the dtd gene encoding D-aminoacyl-tRNA deacylase, with protein MRVVVQRSKGASVVINNETVGSIDKGLVLLVGITHEDKEADIKWMAEKVAGLRIFEDESGKMNLSVQDIGGAILSVSQFTLYGDCRNGRRPSFTAAARPEQAEPLYEAFNAALRSKGLTVETGQFGADMDVSLTNWGPVTLIVESKE; from the coding sequence ATGAGAGTAGTTGTTCAACGCAGTAAAGGAGCTTCCGTCGTCATTAATAACGAGACGGTTGGCTCCATAGATAAAGGGCTTGTCTTACTTGTGGGGATTACACATGAGGACAAAGAAGCAGATATCAAGTGGATGGCGGAGAAGGTTGCAGGGCTTCGGATCTTCGAGGATGAGTCTGGCAAAATGAATCTGTCTGTACAGGATATCGGCGGAGCGATCCTCTCGGTATCCCAATTTACGCTTTACGGCGATTGCCGCAATGGCAGACGCCCAAGTTTCACGGCGGCGGCTCGACCGGAGCAAGCTGAGCCGTTGTACGAAGCATTCAATGCTGCTCTTCGCAGCAAGGGGTTGACCGTTGAGACAGGACAATTCGGCGCGGATATGGACGTATCGCTGACGAACTGGGGACCGGTTACTTTGATTGTGGAAAGCAAGGAGTAA